In one window of Deinococcus ruber DNA:
- a CDS encoding acyl-CoA dehydrogenase family protein — protein sequence MPTTALPLVDSGLFLAVQQAAPLTEQDGQLSGALTAQLRDAGVFRMLVPAALGGLQTPLPQALAVIEHLSAADGSAGWLASIGVLSNALSAWMSPNFAQRLFQDDPGVILGGSALPGGRAEPVAGGYRVSGQWSFASGCKHAGWLFALCLTPEGLPVLATLPAAACQILPNWQTLGLRGTGSHDFAVHEQFVPEEQTFMPFGQAPRQPDVLYRLGVDALFSLTVAPVPLGIAQAALDETRHLLKTKAARGGGVLSAHPVVQEKYAEATGLYLAARAFVVQVAQQFCEAVQQGHLLSAEQRAQATLAARHAATVSVRVVETMLDLAGTSAIRQGARLERQSRDVSTAARHVRFNWSMEMLAGQTLLMGAPALPRRQTDE from the coding sequence ATGCCCACCACTGCCTTGCCGCTGGTCGATTCAGGGTTGTTTCTTGCCGTGCAGCAGGCAGCCCCCCTGACTGAACAGGATGGACAGCTCAGCGGCGCTCTGACCGCGCAGCTCAGGGACGCTGGCGTTTTCCGGATGCTGGTACCCGCCGCGCTGGGTGGCCTTCAGACACCGCTTCCACAGGCGCTCGCGGTAATCGAGCATCTGTCGGCAGCCGATGGCAGCGCTGGATGGCTGGCCTCCATCGGCGTCCTGTCCAACGCCCTGTCTGCGTGGATGTCGCCAAACTTTGCTCAGCGCCTTTTTCAGGATGACCCCGGCGTGATTCTGGGAGGCAGCGCCCTTCCCGGCGGGCGGGCAGAACCGGTCGCGGGCGGCTACCGCGTGAGTGGTCAGTGGTCGTTTGCCAGCGGCTGCAAGCATGCCGGGTGGCTGTTCGCGCTGTGCCTGACTCCGGAGGGCCTGCCCGTTCTGGCAACCCTGCCTGCCGCCGCCTGCCAGATTCTTCCCAACTGGCAGACCCTGGGACTGCGCGGCACTGGCAGCCATGATTTCGCTGTTCACGAGCAGTTCGTTCCCGAAGAACAGACCTTCATGCCGTTCGGGCAGGCTCCCAGGCAACCAGACGTGCTGTACCGGCTGGGCGTCGATGCGCTGTTTTCGCTGACGGTGGCCCCGGTGCCGCTGGGAATCGCACAGGCCGCCCTCGACGAAACCCGGCATCTGCTGAAGACCAAGGCTGCGCGGGGCGGCGGCGTGCTGTCGGCTCATCCGGTGGTGCAGGAGAAATATGCCGAGGCGACCGGGCTGTATCTGGCGGCCCGCGCCTTCGTGGTGCAGGTGGCGCAGCAGTTCTGCGAGGCTGTGCAGCAGGGCCACCTGTTGTCGGCAGAGCAGCGGGCGCAGGCCACGCTGGCGGCCCGTCATGCAGCGACTGTCAGCGTCCGGGTGGTCGAGACGATGCTCGATCTGGCGGGCACCAGCGCCATTCGGCAGGGCGCGAGGCTCGAACGTCAGTCCCGCGACGTGAGCACGGCAGCGCGGCATGTGCGCTTCAACTGGTCGATGGAGATGCTGGCGGGTCAGACGCTGTTGATGGGTGCTCCGGCCCTGCCCAGACGACAGACAGACGAGTGA
- a CDS encoding flavin-containing monooxygenase — protein sequence MTTHHDIAVLGAGFAGLGMAIQLRRRGVDDVVVFERASEVGGTWRDNTYPGCACDIKSDLYSFSFAPNPEWTHKYARQPEILAYLKATADRFGVRPHIRFGHDVQRAEWDAGAARWRIQTSGGEYTARVLISGHGPLIQPKWPDIPGLDSFQGQKFHSARWDHSVELTGKRVAVIGTGASAVQFVPEVQKVAGHITVFQRTPPWVMPRMDQPTSEGRRRLFRRYPLLQRLQRQWIFGVAEARFLSFTSERFRRAAESIGLKHLEAQVSDPALRAKLTPTYRVGCKRILVSDDYYPALTQPNVELVTDAITQVRGNRILTKDGTEREFDVLIGGTGFDATHPPIASIIYGADGRSLKDVWTPHMQALHGTMIAGFPNLFLIVGPNTALGHNSIVYIAEAQIGYILDALSYMDAADLAALEPTPEAQAAYNAALQEKLARSVWVQGGCTSFYLDDTGRNSTLWPERAAQFRMTLRHFDPALYRGRLSPQRLLPLLPLRGASA from the coding sequence ATGACCACACACCACGACATCGCCGTTCTCGGCGCGGGATTTGCCGGACTCGGCATGGCAATTCAGCTCAGACGGCGGGGTGTAGACGACGTGGTGGTCTTCGAGCGTGCGTCTGAAGTCGGCGGTACGTGGCGCGACAACACCTATCCGGGCTGCGCCTGCGACATCAAAAGCGACCTGTATTCCTTCTCGTTTGCCCCCAACCCTGAGTGGACACACAAATACGCCCGTCAGCCGGAAATCCTGGCTTACCTGAAGGCCACTGCCGACCGCTTCGGCGTGCGCCCGCACATCCGTTTTGGGCATGATGTGCAGCGGGCCGAGTGGGACGCAGGCGCGGCGCGGTGGCGCATCCAGACCAGCGGAGGCGAGTACACCGCCCGCGTGCTGATCTCTGGGCACGGCCCGCTGATTCAGCCGAAATGGCCGGACATTCCCGGCCTCGACAGCTTTCAGGGCCAGAAGTTCCACTCGGCCCGCTGGGATCATTCGGTCGAGCTGACCGGAAAGCGGGTCGCGGTGATCGGAACGGGCGCGTCGGCTGTTCAGTTCGTGCCCGAGGTGCAGAAGGTCGCCGGGCACATCACCGTGTTCCAGCGCACTCCGCCCTGGGTGATGCCGCGCATGGATCAGCCGACCAGCGAGGGCCGCCGCCGCCTGTTCCGGCGCTATCCGCTGCTGCAACGGCTGCAACGCCAGTGGATTTTTGGGGTCGCGGAGGCGCGGTTTCTGTCGTTTACCAGCGAGCGCTTTCGCCGCGCTGCCGAATCTATCGGCCTGAAGCACCTGGAGGCGCAGGTGAGCGACCCGGCCCTGCGTGCAAAACTGACTCCGACGTACCGGGTCGGCTGCAAGCGCATTCTGGTCAGCGACGATTACTATCCGGCCCTGACGCAGCCCAACGTCGAACTCGTGACCGACGCTATCACGCAGGTACGCGGCAACCGCATTCTGACGAAGGACGGCACAGAGCGCGAATTCGATGTGTTGATCGGCGGCACGGGCTTCGACGCCACGCATCCGCCGATTGCCAGCATCATCTACGGGGCCGATGGCCGCTCGCTGAAAGACGTGTGGACGCCGCACATGCAGGCCCTGCACGGCACCATGATCGCCGGATTTCCGAACCTGTTTCTGATTGTCGGGCCGAATACCGCGCTGGGCCATAACAGCATCGTGTACATCGCTGAGGCGCAGATCGGGTACATTCTGGACGCGCTGAGCTACATGGACGCGGCTGATCTGGCCGCCCTCGAACCGACCCCGGAAGCGCAGGCGGCCTACAACGCGGCCCTTCAGGAAAAGCTGGCCCGCTCGGTGTGGGTACAGGGCGGCTGCACGTCGTTTTACCTCGACGACACGGGCCGCAACAGCACCCTGTGGCCCGAACGGGCGGCTCAGTTTCGCATGACCCTGCGCCACTTCGACCCGGCACTGTATCGCGGGCGGCTCAGTCCTCAGCGGCTGTTACCCCTGCTTCCCCTAAGAGGTGCCAGCGCCTGA
- a CDS encoding transposase, giving the protein MIHTAGDARSVAVVPAGWAAAERRTVALLAYLALEGPTSRSRLAGLLWPNTSERTSRNNLSQTLRRLKQAGLADHLSSGDPVSLAHPPTEGEVLALLRAHDFDDLPDYADWLLSRRERFQDVRIRQLRGEVQQAEQEGDLYAALSFVRELLDLDPLSEETHRQGMRLRYLLGDRAGALAAYRRCQEVFARELGMSPTAETAALAHEIGRSTDPVRAAPQTLPLSVQRPPKLVGREAAWQRMEHAWTEGRGVIVTGEPGIGKTRLLRDFAALHGHSLIFEGRPGDRLVPYSTHARGYRALLRQFPALALPNWVRRELSRIVPELGDAPPPLSSDAERLRFYQANTEALHLAAAAGLRVVAFDDLQYADDASVEIGEHSLSAFWGDAHTPLHTLHAYRSGELSGELEARIQALVSARLAVRITLDRLEHADLDTLLHSLGVPLIASQRLALSVASGGNPLLLLEATRHLIASGSTEALPSHLGAWLGERLQRLTPGAVQLARAAAILGPDLSAESAAALLGTEALTLTPVWTELEAAQILRGTTFVHDLLTEGVLEGLPTALRTLLHRRAAAALEPSGLAPARIARHWEQGQDPARSVAWWLRAASEARAAFRGADAQALFLHAAELAEEYGDTDAALESYRSLHSLLVKLDPESRLEAIHARFLTLARTPRERAEVWHFRAQRAAMLGRGADAEHAARTGLTFAAADPALQATLLDDLTEALWAQNRLQDALTTLETLLPLAETLKDPARLGSVHENLAVVLDNFDRHRDASFHHQRAAEFSREAGDRMGEIQVLVNLGISQAESGQPEEAVLSLQRALTLLEDGQGDAYLSFLAHATSAIVLTELSRYRDAQRALEQAARVLPDAGATPTMTAALHRYRARLALILGDLSGAANELTTLEAIPDQQPQQRASGLLLRAIWHWQQRETEHALKVLEDAEHLLGPQPRPVSAGSIWLVRAAVLLDEEPVRALVVAQRICDVARAHDLPHLLISGLTRAAQSLLALKQPTEARTLMNEALTLLTTITPADLDGAEVLLTWAQVLTALKDEGAAAAWQAARERVQALADTHVPPEQRARFLRLPLHRAVLAASESGVSEWAPLSDAQWAAVRGMLESPASRGRPRADARAVLDATLWFVASGLPWKDLPTHFPPVATVHRRYQQWRGDGTLQRVLQELHAHTDPL; this is encoded by the coding sequence ATGATCCACACTGCTGGCGATGCCCGGTCAGTCGCGGTGGTGCCCGCTGGGTGGGCCGCAGCCGAGCGCCGGACGGTTGCACTTCTGGCCTATCTGGCACTGGAAGGGCCGACTTCTCGTTCCAGACTGGCGGGCCTGCTCTGGCCGAACACCAGCGAACGCACCTCGCGCAACAACCTCAGCCAGACGCTGCGTCGCCTGAAACAGGCTGGGCTGGCCGACCACCTGTCGAGCGGCGACCCTGTGTCTCTGGCCCACCCTCCCACCGAAGGCGAGGTGCTGGCACTCCTGCGGGCTCACGACTTCGACGATCTGCCAGATTATGCCGACTGGCTGCTTTCGCGCCGCGAGCGCTTTCAGGACGTCAGGATTCGGCAGTTGCGCGGCGAGGTGCAGCAGGCCGAGCAGGAAGGCGACCTGTACGCGGCGCTGAGCTTTGTCCGGGAGCTGCTGGACCTCGACCCGCTGAGCGAGGAGACGCACCGTCAGGGCATGCGCCTGCGCTACCTGCTGGGCGACCGGGCCGGAGCGCTGGCAGCATATCGGCGCTGTCAGGAAGTCTTTGCCCGCGAGCTGGGAATGTCACCCACCGCCGAGACAGCGGCACTGGCCCACGAGATTGGCCGCAGCACCGACCCTGTACGGGCTGCGCCGCAGACATTGCCCCTCTCGGTGCAGCGTCCACCGAAACTGGTAGGGCGGGAGGCGGCGTGGCAGCGCATGGAACACGCCTGGACCGAGGGCCGGGGCGTCATCGTTACCGGAGAGCCGGGCATCGGCAAGACCCGGTTGCTGCGCGATTTCGCCGCACTCCACGGACACAGCCTGATCTTCGAGGGGCGGCCCGGTGACCGGCTGGTTCCGTACAGCACGCATGCCAGAGGCTACCGGGCGCTGCTTCGTCAGTTTCCAGCGCTGGCACTGCCGAACTGGGTTCGCCGCGAACTGTCGCGGATCGTGCCGGAGCTGGGAGACGCGCCTCCCCCACTGTCCAGCGACGCCGAGCGGCTGCGCTTCTATCAGGCCAACACCGAGGCGCTGCATCTGGCCGCTGCTGCCGGACTGCGGGTGGTGGCGTTCGACGACCTCCAGTACGCAGACGACGCCAGCGTCGAGATTGGCGAACACAGTCTTTCGGCGTTCTGGGGCGACGCGCACACGCCGCTGCACACCCTTCATGCATACCGCAGCGGCGAGCTGAGCGGGGAACTGGAGGCGCGGATACAGGCGCTGGTATCGGCAAGGCTGGCGGTGAGAATCACGCTGGATCGCCTGGAGCACGCCGACCTCGATACGCTGCTGCACAGCCTGGGTGTGCCGCTGATCGCCTCACAGCGCCTCGCCCTGAGCGTGGCATCTGGCGGCAATCCGCTGCTGCTGCTAGAGGCCACACGCCACCTGATCGCTTCCGGCAGTACCGAGGCGCTGCCGAGTCATCTGGGTGCGTGGCTGGGCGAACGGCTGCAACGCCTGACGCCGGGCGCGGTGCAACTGGCGCGGGCCGCCGCCATCCTCGGCCCCGATCTGAGCGCCGAGTCGGCGGCGGCGCTGCTCGGCACCGAAGCACTGACGCTGACGCCGGTCTGGACAGAGCTGGAGGCAGCTCAGATTCTCAGAGGCACGACGTTCGTTCACGATCTGCTGACCGAGGGCGTGCTGGAGGGTCTTCCCACCGCTCTCCGCACCCTGCTGCACCGCCGCGCTGCCGCCGCGCTGGAACCGTCCGGGCTGGCTCCGGCACGCATTGCCCGCCACTGGGAACAGGGCCAAGACCCCGCCCGCAGTGTGGCGTGGTGGCTGCGGGCTGCCAGCGAAGCGCGGGCCGCCTTTCGCGGTGCCGACGCACAGGCACTGTTTCTGCACGCGGCAGAGCTGGCCGAGGAATACGGCGACACCGACGCCGCGCTGGAAAGTTACCGCTCGCTGCACAGCCTGCTGGTGAAACTCGACCCGGAAAGTCGTCTGGAAGCTATTCACGCCCGCTTTCTGACACTGGCCCGCACGCCCCGCGAACGCGCCGAGGTGTGGCATTTCCGGGCGCAGCGGGCCGCCATGCTGGGCCGGGGAGCAGACGCCGAACACGCTGCCCGAACGGGCCTGACCTTTGCCGCTGCCGATCCTGCACTTCAGGCCACCCTGCTCGACGACCTGACCGAAGCGCTGTGGGCGCAAAACCGCCTGCAAGACGCCCTGACGACGCTGGAAACGCTGCTGCCCCTGGCGGAAACGCTGAAAGACCCGGCGCGGCTGGGAAGTGTTCACGAGAATCTGGCGGTGGTGCTCGATAACTTCGACCGCCACCGCGACGCCAGCTTTCATCATCAGCGGGCTGCCGAGTTCTCGCGGGAGGCAGGCGACCGGATGGGCGAAATTCAGGTGCTGGTGAATCTGGGCATCAGTCAGGCCGAGTCGGGGCAGCCGGAAGAGGCCGTGCTGAGTCTGCAACGGGCGCTGACGCTGCTGGAAGACGGTCAGGGCGACGCCTATCTGTCGTTTCTGGCACACGCCACCAGTGCCATCGTGCTGACCGAGCTGAGCCGCTACCGTGACGCCCAGCGTGCGCTGGAACAGGCGGCACGCGTTCTGCCGGATGCAGGCGCGACGCCCACCATGACGGCAGCGCTGCACCGTTACCGCGCCCGGCTGGCACTGATTCTGGGAGATCTGAGCGGCGCGGCGAACGAGTTGACGACGCTGGAGGCCATCCCGGATCAGCAACCGCAGCAACGGGCCAGCGGGCTGCTGTTGCGGGCCATCTGGCACTGGCAGCAGCGAGAAACCGAACACGCCCTGAAGGTGCTGGAAGACGCCGAACACCTGCTCGGCCCGCAGCCGCGCCCGGTCAGCGCTGGCAGCATCTGGCTGGTACGGGCAGCCGTCCTGCTGGACGAAGAACCTGTGCGTGCACTCGTCGTGGCCCAGCGCATCTGCGATGTGGCGCGTGCCCACGACCTGCCGCACCTGCTGATATCGGGTCTGACCAGAGCCGCGCAGTCGTTGCTGGCCCTGAAGCAGCCCACCGAGGCGCGCACGCTGATGAACGAAGCACTGACGCTGCTGACCACCATCACGCCCGCCGATCTGGACGGAGCCGAGGTGCTGTTGACCTGGGCGCAGGTGCTGACCGCCCTGAAGGACGAAGGAGCGGCAGCCGCGTGGCAGGCGGCCCGCGAGCGCGTGCAGGCGCTGGCAGACACTCACGTACCACCCGAGCAGCGTGCCCGCTTTCTGCGGCTGCCCCTGCACCGGGCAGTACTGGCCGCCAGCGAATCCGGCGTTTCCGAGTGGGCACCCCTGAGCGACGCGCAGTGGGCTGCCGTCAGAGGGATGCTGGAATCGCCCGCCAGCCGGGGCCGACCCCGCGCCGATGCCCGCGCCGTCCTCGACGCCACACTCTGGTTTGTTGCCAGCGGCCTGCCGTGGAAAGACCTGCCAACCCACTTTCCGCCCGTTGCGACAGTTCACCGCCGATATCAGCAGTGGCGCGGCGACGGCACCCTCCAGCGGGTCTTGCAGGAGCTGCACGCACACACAGACCCGCTCTAG
- a CDS encoding SDR family NAD(P)-dependent oxidoreductase — translation MTTTDHRDGTEAILPAQAHQGASLRGRVVVVTGAASGIGRATALAAGAAGAYVVVADLPQTDGESTAANLRDAGAEAIFVPCDVSDAVQVQALMQATAERFGRLDVLVNNAGISGQGVRLHEVEPDDWEQVMGVNLRGPFLCAKYALPYLMAAGGGAIVNVASTYGLIGAPLSAAYCASKGGLINLTRQLAVDYGRDGIRVNAVCPGYIDTDMGGHRSRLDPVAREAAQARREANAARQPLGRQAQPEEVARVVVFLASQEASFMTGSVVTVDGGCTTTFNYAL, via the coding sequence ATGACGACCACAGATCATCGGGACGGCACCGAAGCTATTTTGCCCGCTCAGGCGCATCAGGGGGCTTCATTAAGAGGACGTGTGGTTGTCGTTACCGGAGCAGCGAGCGGCATCGGAAGGGCCACGGCGCTGGCCGCCGGAGCAGCAGGTGCGTATGTGGTCGTGGCCGATCTGCCGCAGACAGACGGAGAGAGCACGGCGGCCAATCTCCGCGATGCGGGCGCAGAGGCGATCTTCGTGCCGTGTGACGTTTCGGACGCCGTGCAGGTGCAGGCGCTGATGCAGGCCACCGCCGAGCGTTTCGGACGCCTCGACGTGCTGGTGAACAATGCCGGTATTTCGGGCCAGGGCGTACGCCTGCATGAAGTGGAACCGGACGACTGGGAACAGGTGATGGGCGTGAATCTGCGCGGGCCGTTTCTGTGCGCGAAATATGCCCTGCCGTACCTGATGGCTGCCGGGGGAGGAGCCATCGTAAATGTCGCCTCGACCTACGGGCTGATCGGTGCGCCGCTGTCGGCGGCCTACTGCGCCTCGAAGGGCGGCCTGATCAATCTGACGCGTCAGCTGGCGGTGGATTACGGCAGAGACGGTATCCGGGTCAATGCCGTGTGTCCGGGCTACATCGATACCGATATGGGCGGGCACCGCAGCCGTCTGGACCCGGTTGCCCGCGAGGCGGCCCAGGCGCGGCGCGAGGCCAATGCAGCGCGGCAGCCTCTGGGGCGGCAGGCGCAGCCGGAAGAGGTGGCGCGGGTGGTGGTGTTTCTGGCGTCGCAGGAAGCGTCGTTTATGACCGGCTCGGTAGTGACGGTCGATGGAGGCTGCACCACCACCTTCAATTACGCCCTGTGA
- a CDS encoding ferric reductase produces the protein MTQTAATISTKAPRTTPLNMVVTALLLGLVLLAWVLSWQGTLSQAWPQVLLTQTGTFSYVLLVLAATLGPLIGTRFLPQWLTAGIKTGWHGIISGFALVVGMIHGLFATVGHDALSALQVIVPGLAPDRTLAMAMGTLGLWGMLLVYVTWLLRGRIGIRAARALHLLAYPTFVATTLHGVWLGHGSIDPTYILGSIAVGTALAVRLFTLARR, from the coding sequence ATGACCCAGACCGCCGCCACTATTTCCACCAAGGCTCCCCGCACCACACCCCTGAATATGGTCGTCACCGCGCTGCTGCTGGGTCTGGTGCTGCTCGCGTGGGTGCTGTCCTGGCAGGGCACGCTGTCGCAGGCATGGCCCCAGGTGCTGCTGACCCAGACGGGCACATTCTCTTACGTGCTGCTGGTTCTCGCGGCCACGCTCGGCCCCCTGATCGGCACGCGGTTTCTGCCCCAGTGGCTGACGGCGGGCATCAAAACCGGCTGGCACGGCATCATTTCGGGCTTCGCACTGGTTGTCGGCATGATTCACGGCCTGTTCGCCACCGTCGGCCACGACGCCCTGAGCGCCTTACAGGTGATCGTACCCGGACTGGCCCCCGACCGCACGCTGGCAATGGCGATGGGCACCCTGGGGCTGTGGGGCATGCTGCTGGTGTACGTGACGTGGCTGCTGCGAGGCCGCATCGGCATCAGAGCGGCGCGGGCGCTGCATCTGCTGGCGTATCCGACCTTCGTGGCGACGACGCTGCACGGTGTCTGGCTCGGACACGGCAGCATCGATCCGACCTACATCCTGGGCAGTATCGCGGTGGGCACGGCGCTGGCAGTGCGGCTATTTACGCTGGCACGCCGCTGA
- a CDS encoding SDR family NAD(P)-dependent oxidoreductase produces the protein MSRFDLSGRTAVVTGATRGLGRAFARALAEAGANIVIVGRDAEAAREVEQELAALGRQTLTVLADISVRSEVEGILAQAVERFGHVDILVNNAGTCIHRPALDVTDDEWRQVMTVNVDALWIASQVFGRHMTGRGSGNIVNIGSISAMIVNRPQWQPAYNASKAAVHQLTKSLAAEWAPLGVRVNALAPGYIKTDMAPVDEPQFQRYWIEDAPQQRYATPDELGPAIVFLASDASSFMTGSVLVIDGGYTVY, from the coding sequence ATGTCCAGATTCGATCTGAGTGGGCGAACTGCCGTGGTCACCGGGGCGACCCGTGGTCTGGGCCGTGCGTTTGCCCGCGCACTGGCCGAGGCCGGAGCCAACATCGTGATCGTGGGCCGCGACGCCGAGGCCGCCCGCGAGGTCGAGCAGGAACTGGCCGCTCTGGGCCGCCAGACCCTGACGGTGCTGGCCGACATCAGCGTTCGTTCCGAGGTTGAAGGCATTCTGGCGCAGGCCGTCGAGCGCTTTGGTCACGTCGATATTCTGGTCAACAATGCCGGAACCTGCATTCATCGCCCCGCACTCGACGTGACCGACGACGAATGGCGGCAGGTGATGACCGTCAACGTCGATGCGCTGTGGATCGCGTCACAGGTGTTCGGGCGGCATATGACCGGGCGCGGCAGCGGCAATATCGTCAATATCGGCTCGATCTCTGCCATGATCGTCAACCGCCCGCAGTGGCAACCGGCGTATAACGCCTCTAAAGCGGCGGTGCATCAGCTCACCAAGAGTCTGGCGGCAGAGTGGGCACCGCTGGGCGTGCGCGTCAATGCGCTGGCCCCCGGTTACATCAAAACCGACATGGCCCCCGTCGATGAACCGCAGTTCCAGCGTTACTGGATCGAGGACGCGCCCCAGCAGCGTTACGCCACGCCCGACGAACTGGGGCCAGCCATCGTCTTTCTGGCAAGCGACGCCTCGTCGTTCATGACCGGTTCGGTGCTGGTGATCGACGGCGGCTATACCGTGTACTGA
- a CDS encoding isoaspartyl peptidase/L-asparaginase family protein produces MTTPVLAIHGGCGAIPKAELTPETDRAARDALKRALNAGFAVLKAGGAAIDAVTEAVAVMEDDPVFNAGHGAAFNRAGVHELDSSVMEGTEGRAGAVAGARQLRSPVRTARLLAEVSDPLLLIGEAADAWAQAHGLELVENSWFSTPSRREALARMLEREQEGTLQAAPERDKHGTVGAAALDMHGHLAAATSTGGYTAKPVGRIGDTPIIGAGTWADDRTCAVSGTGKGELFIRRALGHEIHARMLYTGATLQHAADAMIHGDMTAMGGGAGLCAVDHLGNVALPFNTEGMYRGWMTESGVFVAVHED; encoded by the coding sequence GTGACTACTCCTGTACTGGCCATTCATGGCGGCTGCGGCGCAATTCCGAAGGCCGAATTGACTCCCGAAACAGACCGTGCCGCCCGCGACGCCCTGAAACGCGCCCTGAACGCGGGCTTCGCTGTCCTGAAGGCAGGAGGCGCGGCCATCGATGCCGTGACCGAGGCTGTAGCGGTCATGGAAGACGATCCGGTGTTCAATGCCGGGCATGGAGCTGCTTTCAACCGTGCAGGCGTTCACGAACTCGACTCCTCGGTGATGGAAGGAACTGAGGGCCGGGCCGGAGCCGTTGCCGGAGCCAGACAGCTCAGAAGTCCGGTTCGCACAGCCCGCCTGCTGGCCGAGGTATCTGACCCGCTCCTGCTGATCGGGGAGGCAGCCGACGCCTGGGCACAGGCACACGGCCTCGAACTGGTCGAAAACAGCTGGTTCTCGACGCCCTCCCGCCGAGAGGCGCTGGCCCGCATGCTGGAAAGGGAGCAGGAAGGGACGCTGCAAGCCGCCCCCGAACGCGACAAACACGGCACCGTCGGGGCAGCGGCGCTCGACATGCACGGCCATCTGGCGGCTGCCACCTCGACCGGGGGCTATACAGCCAAACCGGTAGGCCGCATCGGTGACACCCCCATCATCGGAGCGGGTACCTGGGCCGACGACCGGACGTGTGCAGTCTCGGGCACCGGCAAGGGCGAGCTGTTCATTCGCCGCGCCCTGGGCCACGAAATACACGCCCGCATGCTGTACACGGGCGCGACCCTCCAGCACGCCGCCGACGCGATGATTCACGGTGACATGACGGCGATGGGCGGCGGAGCGGGTCTGTGTGCCGTCGATCATCTGGGCAACGTGGCGCTTCCCTTCAACACCGAGGGCATGTACCGGGGCTGGATGACTGAAAGTGGCGTGTTTGTCGCCGTCCACGAGGACTGA
- a CDS encoding FAD-binding oxidoreductase codes for MTQTLEGIQPSSLPFSPLAAALKGELLLPTSAGYDQARRVWNGAVDLYPAAIVRPAHAQDVAQAVRFARAHGLPVAVRSGGHSPAGFGTIEGGLVIDLSSMKAISLDAATRRVWAEPGLTWGEVASFLQPYDLAITAGDTPTVGVGGLTQGGGIGWFVRKHGLALDQLRGVELVTADGTVLHASAAEHPELFWGVRGGGANFGVITSYEFEAHAGGTVLGGLVIFDGSDARHLLGEYARLAAAAPDELSTQAVLFAAPPLPFIPAEAVGRPLVAVSMCYSGDPQAGEAVTAPLRRLAAPILDLVAPMPYSGMLQLPLYAEAGNHGFRHCIRSQFVQHVDDAFLDALTDSAAQVFNPGTLIQLRVLGGQLARIPASSTAFSHRDKAAVLMVAHMTPTELPPVAAELAAQATEHVWQAVRPFASGTYGNFLAVGEEGRTAEVYSASVLERLAALKAQYDPQNVFARNANIRA; via the coding sequence ATGACCCAGACCCTCGAAGGTATTCAGCCGTCCTCTCTGCCCTTTAGCCCCCTCGCCGCCGCCCTGAAAGGCGAACTTCTGCTGCCGACCTCTGCCGGATACGATCAGGCTCGGCGGGTGTGGAACGGTGCCGTCGATCTGTACCCGGCTGCCATCGTCCGTCCGGCACACGCGCAGGACGTGGCTCAGGCCGTGCGTTTCGCCCGCGCTCACGGTCTGCCGGTGGCCGTACGCAGCGGTGGTCATAGTCCTGCTGGCTTCGGCACCATCGAGGGCGGGCTGGTCATCGATCTGTCGAGCATGAAGGCCATTTCGCTGGATGCCGCCACCCGCCGGGTGTGGGCCGAACCGGGCCTGACCTGGGGCGAAGTCGCGTCCTTCCTGCAACCCTACGATCTGGCGATCACGGCGGGCGATACCCCCACGGTGGGCGTGGGCGGGCTGACGCAGGGCGGCGGTATCGGCTGGTTCGTCCGCAAACACGGTCTGGCTCTCGATCAGTTGCGCGGCGTGGAACTCGTGACCGCCGATGGCACGGTGCTGCATGCCAGCGCTGCCGAGCACCCCGAGCTGTTCTGGGGCGTGCGTGGCGGCGGCGCCAACTTCGGCGTCATCACCTCCTACGAGTTCGAAGCGCATGCGGGCGGCACCGTACTGGGCGGTCTGGTGATCTTCGACGGCAGTGACGCCCGGCACCTGCTGGGCGAGTATGCCCGCCTCGCCGCCGCCGCTCCCGACGAACTGTCGACCCAGGCGGTCCTGTTCGCCGCGCCGCCGCTGCCTTTCATTCCTGCCGAAGCGGTGGGGCGTCCGCTGGTTGCCGTTTCGATGTGCTACAGCGGCGATCCGCAGGCGGGTGAGGCGGTGACTGCGCCGCTGCGCCGCCTGGCCGCGCCGATCCTCGATCTGGTGGCTCCCATGCCCTACAGCGGCATGCTGCAACTGCCGCTGTATGCCGAAGCAGGCAACCACGGGTTCCGGCACTGTATCCGCTCGCAGTTCGTGCAGCACGTGGACGACGCCTTTCTCGACGCCCTGACCGACAGTGCGGCGCAGGTGTTCAATCCGGGCACGCTCATTCAGCTGCGCGTGCTGGGAGGCCAGCTGGCCCGCATTCCTGCCAGCAGCACCGCCTTTTCTCACCGCGACAAGGCCGCCGTGCTGATGGTGGCGCACATGACCCCCACCGAACTGCCGCCCGTTGCCGCCGAACTCGCGGCGCAGGCCACCGAACATGTCTGGCAGGCGGTACGACCGTTTGCGTCGGGCACCTACGGCAACTTCCTGGCGGTCGGCGAGGAGGGGCGCACGGCAGAGGTGTACAGCGCGTCGGTGCTGGAGCGGCTGGCTGCTCTGAAAGCTCAGTACGATCCCCAGAACGTTTTTGCCCGCAACGCCAACATCCGCGCCTGA